A genome region from Sphingobium sp. WTD-1 includes the following:
- the dapF gene encoding diaminopimelate epimerase yields the protein MMSRFSKMHGLGNDFVVIDARQAPVAMTQARARAIADRHAGIGCDQLIVIGDADPGDQADVSMLIFNSDGSEVEACGNATRCVPLFVGKDVLIRTRAGLLDAKGVAGGASVDMGAPRFDWDAIPLAYPMDTLTMSASWEDLPAPAAVNVGNPHVIFFVEDLDAVDFERLGPLIEHDPLFPARVNVNFAQVVGPQHLRLIVWERGAGLTRACGTGACATAVAAIRRKLMAGPVTVSLPGGDLEIDWAPGGTIRMTGPATHVFDGEADWDRF from the coding sequence ATGATGAGCCGCTTTTCCAAGATGCATGGTCTGGGCAATGATTTCGTCGTGATCGACGCGCGCCAGGCGCCAGTCGCGATGACGCAGGCGCGCGCCCGCGCCATTGCCGATCGCCATGCCGGCATCGGCTGCGACCAGTTGATCGTCATCGGCGATGCCGACCCCGGCGACCAGGCCGACGTGTCTATGCTGATCTTCAATTCCGACGGTTCGGAGGTGGAAGCCTGCGGCAATGCCACCCGCTGCGTGCCGCTGTTCGTCGGCAAGGACGTGCTGATCCGCACCAGGGCCGGGCTGCTCGACGCCAAGGGCGTGGCGGGCGGCGCCAGCGTCGACATGGGCGCGCCCCGTTTCGACTGGGACGCGATCCCGCTCGCCTATCCGATGGACACGCTGACGATGTCGGCCAGTTGGGAAGACCTGCCCGCGCCGGCCGCCGTCAATGTCGGCAACCCGCACGTGATCTTCTTCGTCGAGGATCTGGACGCGGTCGATTTCGAGCGCCTCGGCCCGCTGATCGAGCATGATCCGCTCTTCCCCGCCCGCGTGAACGTCAATTTCGCGCAGGTCGTCGGCCCGCAGCATCTGCGCCTGATCGTCTGGGAACGCGGCGCCGGCCTCACCCGTGCCTGCGGTACCGGTGCCTGCGCCACCGCCGTCGCCGCGATCCGCCGCAAGCTGATGGCCGGCCCGGTGACGGTCAGCCTGCCGGGCGGCGACCTGGAGATCGACTGGGCGCCGGGCGGCACGATCCGCATGACCGGCCCCGCCACCCATGTGTTCGACGGCGAGGCGGACTGGGACCGCTTCTGA